Proteins co-encoded in one Plasmodium reichenowi strain SY57 chromosome 10, whole genome shotgun sequence genomic window:
- a CDS encoding hypothetical protein (conserved Plasmodium protein, unknown function), protein MMIIRGELSSKGYLSPSDKKYANMFLQHEEQDEEVNKEFYNKIGDIIEYIDTSRNKILLIQSENLTKRKEVTNEYDFLKKVGEVCKKSCDYYFDTNIKYHEACENFSILFKIFYDSLIYIVKKNEEADHVQTILQQIEDNISMEKLEKEKMNILLKDKLNEIEKNVFFMKNESVNLNNKIQELDYQINQHKESFDSFSTLTNLNCEKLVVLQNQYNSLTSKRENITRSITKKSDTMEMCKYNFVEQKKKLEEEKNELIVKEKEYTHKIEHIEICRQEICSNNTRLQSQVQFVESQVNSQEYYEKIIDEGLSNSMDTKKEIEENLSTHKNEINKIIEKIKKCKLEKKKGNEKYNELQKKFSKLQKELEIKENDALEFKKKYNDINEHVKNEEYTLNQYILQDLKKKKNVLQEEIFNYKEEIKTLILKEKEKKLNNHEYNNINHIDIKDDIDTYIDSVKTNLLIQELEYILNEMKKKIKEEEEEIWKKNRELQNENIKINELQNKINEEYKNEKEIDSDVLVMEEKLIILDNKEKQNQQNINHLKEEINSMELKNNKNKEEIEHLENKINENKQKIENQILQIHKEYEEKNKILYETNNYYTDINSKEKKKLKDDIDTYTQQIKIQYDLQKEKLEKEEKQKVDEEFKYLDQEIKKKDDLLNYYKELLNKHENNTNMNIINYTQPDNLQATQEINPYEDIKENTKSIQNKKINSSNTYNNFNKYKLYTMPDQYKIGYFDVTSPNDMRRKSIKYQNRSVKSPHITRLLEKIKNRKECHTLVASKKTPLTQANSINEKDNNRKSSNNKALTKTKKNQNDNSFDLFQHL, encoded by the exons atgatgataataagaGGGGAGTTGTCATCAAAAGGATACTTATCCCCTTCCgataaaaaatatgcaAATATGTTTTTACAACATGAAGAACAGGATGAAGAAGttaataaagaattttataataagaTAGGAGATATCATTGAATATATCGATACATCTCGAAATAAAA TTTTACTTATACAATCAGAAAACCTAACGAAGAGAAAGGAAGTAACAAATGAATATgatttcttaaaaaaagTAGGAGAGGTGTGTAAAAAAAGTTgtgattattattttgatacaaatataaaatatcatGAAGCGTGTGAAAATTTTTctattctttttaaaatattttatgattcgttaatatatattgttaaaaaaaatgaagaagcTGACCATGTTCAGACGATTTTACAACAAATAGAAGATAACATATCAATGGAAAAActagaaaaagaaaagatgaatatattattaaaagataaattaaatgaaatagaaaaaaatgttttttttatgaaaaatgaatctgtaaatttaaataataaaatacaagAACTTGATTATCAAATTAATCAACATAAGGAATCTTTTGATTCTTTTAGTACCTTAACAAATTTAAATTGTGAAAAATTAGTTGTATTACAAAATCAATATAATAGTTTAACTAGTAAAAGAGAAAACATAACTAGGAGTATTACGAAAAAAAGTGACACTATGGAAATgtgtaaatataattttgtgGAGCAAAAAAAGAAACTG GAGGAGGAAAAAAACGAACTCATAgttaaagaaaaagaatatacacataaaaTAGAACACATAGAAATTTGTAGACAAGAAATATGCTCAAATAACACGAGATTACAATCACAAGTACAATTTGTAGAGAGCCAAGTGAACTCACaagaatattatgaaaaaataattgaTGAAGGATTAAGTAACAGCATGgatacaaaaaaagaaatagaAGAAAATCTAAGTACtcataaaaatgaaataaataaaataatagaaaaaataaaaaaatgtaaattagaaaagaaaaagggaaatgaaaaatataacgAATTACAGAAAAAGTTTAGTAAGTTACAAAAAGAACtagaaataaaagaaaatgatgcacttgaatttaaaaagaaatataatgatattaatgaacatgtaaaaaatgaagaatatactttaaatcaatatattttacaagatttaaaaaaaaaaaaaaatgtgttacaagaagaaatttttaattataaagaagaaataaaaacattaatattaaaagaaaaggaaaagaaattaaataaccatgaatataataatataaatcatatagACATTAAGGATGATATAGATACATATATTGATTCTGTAAAAACCAATTTGTTAATCCAAGAattagaatatatattaaatgaaatgaaaaaaaaaattaaagaggaagaagaagaaatatggaaaaaaaatagagAACTACAAAATGAGAATATCAAAATTAATgaattacaaaataaaattaatgaaGAATACAAAAACGAAAAAGAAATCGATTCAGATGTTCTTGTTATGgaagaaaaattaattatacttgataacaaagaaaaacaaaatcaacaaaatattaatcatttaaaagaagaaataaattcaatggaattaaaaaataataaaaacaaagaagaaattgaacatttagaaaataaaataaatgaaaataaacaaaaaatagaaaatcaaatattacaaatacataaagaatatgaagaaaaaaataaaattttatacgaaacaaataattattatacagATATTAATTCTAAagagaagaaaaaattgaaaGATGATATTGATACATATACACAACAGATTAAAATACAATATGATttacaaaaagaaaaactagaaaaagaagaaaaacaaaaagtAGATGAAGAATTCAAATATTTAGATcaagaaataaaaaaaaaagatgatttattaaattattataaagaattattaaataaacatgaaaataatacaaacaTGAACATTATAAACTATACACAACCAGATAATTTACAAGCAACACAAGAAATTAATCCTTATGAAGacataaaagaaaatacaaaatcaatacaaaataaaaaaataaactcttcaaatacatataataattttaataaatataaattatatacaatgCCTGATCAATATAAAATTGGCTATTTTGATGTTACATCACCAAATGATATGAGAAGAAAAAGTATCAAATATCAAAACAGATCAGTAAAATCACCTCATATTACTAGGTTACTcgaaaaaattaaaaatagaaaagaATGTCATACATTAGTAGCCTCCAAAAAAACACCTTTAACACAAGCAAACAGTATCAATGAAAAAGACAACAACAGGAAGAGCAGCAATAATAAAGCTCTTACCAAAACgaaaaaaaatcaaaatgatAATTCTTTCGACTTATTTCAACATTTGTAA
- a CDS encoding large subunit rRNA processing RRM protein, putative (part of same gene as PRSY57_1019400B~gap found within coding sequence) — translation MSTSQIDADKENQISAVIDFLNNNEEVNVLDTKKDEEKVDSEISKKEKKRKKDKFPSKKEKKKKAMNEEEIAERNKRTIFVGNIPLKDVSISKLLKILNIEKSIVETVRFRSLPLEEKYADKKRLGVMRKKFTDVKDNKNALVTLKEEKDVPLLLERNGTMYEGYVLRVNKFGDSKSFSRKKSICIKNLCKKLNEKDLYEIMKDVDTIKGVRILRDTATSMSTGTAFILFESRSAVKKAIQQFNGYTIN, via the exons ATGTCAACATCACAAATAGACGCAGATAAAGAAAATCAAATAAGCGCAGTTATagattttttaaataataatgaagaagTAAATGTTTTag ATACCAAAAAAGATGAGGAAAAAGTTGATAGTGAAATATCTAagaaagagaaaaaaaggaaaaaagaTAAGTTTCCTTcgaaaaaagaaaaaaaaaaaaaggcAATGAATGAAg aaGAAATTGCGGAAAGAAATAAGAGAACAATTTTTGTTGGAAATATACCATTGAAAGATGTATCAATATCCAAATTATTGAAGATTttaaatatagaaaaatcAATTGTAGAAACG GTTCGTTTTCGATCGTTACCtttagaagaaaaatatgcAGATAAGAAAAGGCTGGGGGTCATGCGAAAAAAATTTACg gATGTGAaggataataaaaatgcCTTGGTGACTTTGaaggaagaaaaagatGTTCCCCTTTTACTCGAAAgaaat gGCACGATGTACGAAGGGTATGTTTTAAGGGTTAATAAATTTGGAGATAGCAAATCGTTCAGTAGGAAGAAATCcatatgtattaaaaatCTTTGCAAGAAGTTGAATGAGAAGGACTTGTACGAAATTATGAAGGATGTGGATACAATAAAGG GTGTTAGAATATTGAGAGACACTGCAACGAGTATGTCAACG GGTACAgcatttattttatttgaaaGTCGAAGTGCTGTGAAAAAGGCCATACAACAATTTAATGGATATACAATAAAT
- a CDS encoding flagellar outer arm dynein-associated protein, putative: MSEAEEILNRIKNHKGVIGILVVNSEGLIIKSTFDQQQSDLHASLLTQLSKKARDVIRELDPQNDINFLRLRSKKHEIMIAPDKDYTLIVVQDPYADKDKS; the protein is encoded by the exons atg AGTGAAGCAGAAGAAATATTGAATCGTATTAAAAATCATAAAGGGGTTATAGGAATATTGGTTGTAAACAGCGAAGGgctaataataaaaagtacTTTTGATCAGCAACAATCAGACCTACATGCTTCATTATTAACACAACTCTCTAAAAAAGCTAGGGATGTTATTAGAGAATTAGATCCCCAG aatgATATAAACTTTTTACGTTTACGATCAAAAAAGCATGAAATAATGATTGCTCCTGATAAGGATTATACGCTTATAGTTGTTCAAGACCCATATGCAGATAAGGACAAGAGTTAA
- a CDS encoding large subunit rRNA processing RRM protein, putative (part of same gene as PRSY57_1019400A~gap found within coding sequence) yields VVEKVQDDKEKKGYNHNSKSTFKNKNREKGGNKNVKKDLTKKFNKYKSKKKKYMRRRKKKEDKNVVKN; encoded by the exons TGTTGTTGAAAAAGTGCAAGACGACAAAGAGAAGAAGGGGTATAATCATAATTCAAAAAGTACcttcaaaaataaaaatcgGGAAAAAG gaggtaataaaaatgtgaAGAAAGACTTAACAAAAAAGTTTAATAAGTACAAATcgaaaaagaaaaaatacatgagaaggagaaaaaaaaaggaagataaaaatgttgtaaagaattaa